One window of Methanothermobacter tenebrarum genomic DNA carries:
- a CDS encoding MBL fold metallo-hydrolase encodes MRHCGLPYEEEPSVEGVLISHAHMDHSAYIHHLREDIPIYVTQESYLILKALEETSRTPFTELIHLKKTFHFIPKKRNEGYKRLQGKPAQIKRDVKVIKPYKNFEIGNFKIKSVSVDHSLPGACGYIIESDDDTIIYTGDLRFHGRRPKTTKKFVKKAKRPIQQL; translated from the coding sequence TTGAGGCACTGCGGACTCCCCTATGAAGAGGAGCCGTCCGTTGAAGGCGTTCTGATAAGCCATGCTCACATGGACCACTCAGCATACATCCACCATTTAAGGGAAGACATCCCAATATATGTAACCCAAGAATCCTATCTCATTCTAAAAGCCTTGGAAGAGACCAGCAGAACCCCATTCACAGAATTAATCCACCTAAAAAAGACATTCCATTTTATCCCCAAGAAAAGAAACGAAGGTTATAAAAGATTACAGGGAAAACCCGCCCAGATAAAAAGGGATGTTAAAGTGATAAAACCATATAAAAATTTTGAAATCGGAAATTTCAAAATAAAAAGCGTGTCAGTTGACCATTCCCTCCCAGGAGCATGTGGATACATCATCGAAAGCGATGACGACACCATAATATACACCGGAGACCTCAGATTCCACGGCAGAAGACCAAAAACAACAAAAAAGTTTGTAAAAAAAGCTAAAAGGCCAATCCAACAATTATGA